From a single Silene latifolia isolate original U9 population chromosome 6, ASM4854445v1, whole genome shotgun sequence genomic region:
- the LOC141587836 gene encoding uncharacterized protein LOC141587836: MKGLSWNCRGLNDQLAPTIPKARAILSSSYFDFVFLSETKCSISFVDPLFRHLGFCHSLGIDAQGTKGGLWLGFRDPSVFSCIYVCQNFIIVKTKQCSVRCWYLCLVYGEPKTHLRGDVWNELSTWMDTFSDPFLLLGHFNQIEYQIDKWGGRVGVIDGVQCFRKWKTQHCLMDIPFKGPKFTWCNNRGLGKRINERLDKGYGSPNWQVLFPNTGILHFPIQISYHAPIIFDSDLIRSSGRRPYKIEAWNFNYPECLQFIRGNWQRSWYGCQVTILGKKLNLTKNVMRIWSLNKRKEWNKQWTDFDKDLTSAMDDAVQSGDHSTFDALRSGVTEYSRNLAVYWKQRAKLKWATEGDTCSKYFFNCVKARAGKNHIFGIESIHGDWFFERNEIEDSLGSLFTKKEVRKAVFHLGSLKSPGPDGFPALFYQWCWHFIKHDVVSAVLQTLNSGEVPRQWNKTFITLIPKCTNPEGVDNYRPISLCNVIMKIVTKCITNTLKGFMGKLVGPFQNAFVPGRCITDNILISHEIIHNISVSSGKLPRMAFKADMSKAYDRLDWNFIKMTLMKMEFPDNLITLIMNCITTVSYEILINGVPTSSVEPRCGLTQGDPLSPYLFVLCTELLSQNIQKTTTMKTLRGVSLSRGGMAISHLLFVDDSVFFVESNKTGCEVLSDILCNYCKTSGQFINQAKSALLISPSSTMAFAKACMGLFKAPVSNSLGIYLGLPSDVSNSLEKTSKRCIFNFLIEKVEKRISAWNGLLLSPAGRLMLISSVLSSLSIYFLSVFKMSCLGGLGIRNTRCLNQALLAKTAWRIISEPNSLIHLTLGRKYGFQQSVFCTTTRVKRPSASWGGRSIDWGMDLIWEDCAWRLGSDCKLNVWSTKWVDGESPIPKDPAMLQGEPNLINLQVRHLINDSLFCWNEECILSYFHISWARRILAIPLPVRRVDDYLYWKGSKTASYMVKAAYFRAKQNHWNLNASTKDLTRLGPEYRCFVQKKLWNLPGPKVWSILLWKILTDTLPIGCELARRNIQTYCTSCSLDDSCDAVETLEHLFRDCHVASRLWMGSVLGIRVDNCAFINVKIWIMNWFLFLLKDKDNCYGVTSFLCTLWTIWKVRNINLFKASKD; the protein is encoded by the exons ATGAAGGGTTTATCTTGGAATTGTAGGGGTTTAAATGATCAGCTCGCCCCTACTATTCCTAAGGCTAGAGCGATCTTATCGtcttcttattttgattttgtttttctgtcagaaactaagtgtaGTATATCTTTTGTTGACCCCCTGTTTCGTCATCTAGGATTTTGTCATAGCTTGGGAATAGATGCCCAAGGTACCAAGGGTGGTTTATGGCTAGGTTTTAGGGATCCGTCTGTTTTCTCGTGTATCTATGTATGTCAGAACTTTATTATTGTTAAAACTAAGCAGTGTAGTGTTCGTTGTTGGTATCTGTGTCTTGTCTATGGTGAACCAAAAACGCATCTACGAGGAGATGTTTGGAATGAGCTATCAACATGGATGGATACTTTCTCTGACCCTTTCCTTTTACTTGGTCACTTCAATCAAATCGAGTATCAAATTGATAAATGGGGTGGGCGAGTTGGTGTTATTGATGGAGTACAATGTTTTCGAAAATGGAAAACTCAACATTGTCTTATGGATATTCCTTTCAAAGGTCCGAAATTTACATGGTGCAACAATAGAGGTTTGGGGAAAAGGATCAATGAAAGACTTGATAAGGGTTATGGCTCTCCTAATTGGCAAGTTCTTTTTCCAAATACGGGTATTTTACATTTTCCTATTCAAATCTCCTACCATGCACCAATAATTTTTGACTCTGATCTTATACGAAGTAGTGGGAGAAGGCCATATAAGATTGAAGCATGGAATTTTAATTACCCTGAATGTTTACAGTTTATTAGAGGCAACTGGCAAAGATCTTGGTACGGTTGTCAGGTTACTATTTTGGGGAAAAAACTGAACTTGACAAAGAATGTAATGAGGATATGGTCTTTAAATAAGCGGAAAGAATGGAATAAACAATGGACAGATTTTGATAAAGACCTTACATCAGCTATGGACGACGCAGTTCAATCTGGAGATCATTCCACTTTTGATGCTCTAAGAAGTGGGGTAACTGAATATTCTAGGAATTTAGCTGTTTATTGGAAACAACGAGCTAAGCTGAAATGGGCTACAGAAGGAGATACATGCTCTAAATATTTCTTCAATTGTGTTAAAGCTAGAGCAGGTAAAAATCATATATTTGGTATTGAATCTATTCATGGGGATTGGTTTTTTGAGAGAAATGAGATTGAG GATAGTCTTGGTAGTTTATTTACAAAGAAGGAAGTTCGAAAGGCAGTTTTTCACCTTGGGTCACTTAAATCTCCCGGACCTGATGGATTCCCAGCATTGTTTTATCAATGGTGTTGGCATTTCATTAAACACGATGTGGTATCTGCTGTATTACAAACGCTCAATTCCGGAGAGGTACCACGTCAATGGAATAAGACTTTTATTACACTAATTCCGAAATGTACAAATCCAGAAGGGGTGGATAATTACCGGCCTATTAGTTTATGTAATGTCATTATGAAGATAGTAACTAAATGTATTACAAATACGTTGAAAGGTTTCATGGGAAAGTTAGTTGGCCCTTTTCAGAATGCTTTTGTACCGGGACGTTGTATTACGGATAATATCTTAATTTCCCATGAAATAATTCACAATATTTCTGTTTCCTCGGGAAAGTTGCCTAGGATGGCTTTTAAGGCTGATATGAGTAAAGCATATGATAGATTGGACTGGAATTTTATAAAGATGACGTTGATGAAGATGGAGTTCCCGGACAACTTGATTACTCTTATTATGAATTGTATCACAACGGTCTCTTATGAAATTCTTATTaatggtgttccaacatcttcaGTAGAACCTAGATGCGGTTTAACGCAAGGTGACCCTTTATCGCCATATTTATTTGTTTTATGCACGGAGTTACTATCTCAAAATATTCAAAAAACTACGACTATGAAGACTTTGCGCGGAGTATCGTTATCTAGAGGGGGTATGGCTATTTCTCATCTCTTATTTGTTGATGACTCGGTCTTCTTTGTGGAAAGTAATAAGACGGGATGTGAGGTACTTTCTGATATTCTATGTAACTATTGTAAAACTTCTGGTCAGTTTATCAATCAAGCTAAATCTGCTCTTCTCATTAGCCCGAGTTCGACTATGGCATTCGCTAAAGCTTGCATGGGTTTGTTTAAGGCGCCAGTTTCTAACTCTCTTGGCATTTATCTGGGTTTACCCTCGGACGTTAGTAATTCACTTGAAAAAACTTCGAAGAGATGTATTTTTAACTTTCTCATTGAGAAAGTTGAAAAGAGAATTTCGGCTTGGAATGGTCTTCTACTTTCTCCAGCTGGTAGGCTAATGCTTATTTCGTCAGTCTTGTCTTCTCTCTCCATTTATTTTCTATCGGTATTCAAAATGTCG TGTCTTGGAGGCCTTGGAATAAGAAATACTAGATGTCTCAATCAAGCTTTGTTGGCTAAAACTGCTTGGCGTATTATTTCTGAACCGAATTCCCTTATTCATTTGACTTTGGGACGCAAGTATGGTTTTCAACAGTCAGTGTTTTGTACTACTACTAGAGTAAAGCGGCCTTCTGCTTCTTGGGGTGGCCGAAGTATTGATTGGGGAATGGATTTGATTTGGGAAGATTGTGCTTGGAGGCTGGGGTCTGATTGCAAGCTTAATGTTTGGTCTACAAAGTGGGTCGATGGTGAAAGCCCAATCCCCAAGGACCCGGCAATGCTTCAAGGTGAGCCTAATTTGATCAATTTACAGGTTAGACATCTTATAAATGACTCTCTTTTCTGTTGGAACGAGGAATGCATTTTAAGTTACTTCCATATCTCATGGGCACGACGAATTCTTGCTATCCCACTCCCTGTGAGAAGAGTTGACGACTATTTGTATTGGAAGGGATCTAAGACGGCCTCTTATATGGTAAAGGCTGCGTATTTTAGGGCAAAACAGAATCATTGGAATTTGAATGCATCTACTAAGGATTTGACTAGGTTAGGGCCGGAGTATAGGTGCTTTGTCCAAAAGAAATTGTGGAATTTACCAGGCCCTAAAGTATGGTcaattttgttatggaaaattTTAACTGATACGCTACCAATTGGGTGTGAGCTTGCTAGACGGAATATTCAGACATACTGTACCAGTTGCTCTTTGGACGATTCATGTGACGCGGTTGAAACATTAGAACATTTGTTTAGGGATTGTCATGTCGCTAGTAGGCTATGGATGGGAAGTGTCCTTGGTATACGAGTGGACAATTGTGCTTTTATTAATGTCAAGATATGGATAATGAACTGGTTTCTTTTCCTTCTAAAAGACAAAGACAATTGCTATGGTGTTACTTCTTTCTTATGTACTTTATGGACCATTTGGAAGGTAAGGAACATCAATTTATTCAAAGCTAGTAAAGACTAG